Below is a window of Anaerolineales bacterium DNA.
GCCGAGCCTGGTGCGGCCGGGGCGCGGTATTCGCCATCGACCAGTGTGGCGGATCCGGATCCAGTGAACTCGCTGGAGTAGGCCATGTTGGCCTGCTCCTCGGACCTCGGCGGAGCGGGGGGCTCAGGAGTGACGTCCGAAGCAGGGAACTTCTGCGAGGCGCAGGCGGTCAGCCCGACCGCCAGGAAGAGCCACATCGACACCATGAGCTTGGGCTGCATGCCGAGCCTCCTATCTCCCGTCGCTTGCCGGGCGATCGCTCCAGCGAGACCCCGCCCGAAGTCGCCAGTGCGACATCATGCCAGTCCTGCGTTGTGGCGCTCGGACGGCCTCGGCGCTTTCGCCGGTGATGCAGGGCTGCCGGTTCATTCTGACGGAGGGCGCCCGTCGGGCCACTCTCGTTCAAACCTGCGAATCACGCGGGCGATGTGCGCCGCCCCGGGGTCTGCCCTGGGCCGCTGCTGCGTGACATGGCGCATGGCCTGGTCGGCCGTCATTCCCTTGGCGATCAAGATGGCACACGCCATGGCGACGCTGCGGTGGCGCCCCTGGCGGCAGTAGGTCAGGACGGAGTCGCCGGACTGCATGGCGGCCAGGGCGGCGCGCGTGCCACGGCGCAGGAGCCGGATTGGGATCGGGAGGAAGGGTGCATCCAACCAGGGCAGCCACACCACGCGGAAAGGAGCGCTCCCCAGCGCGGCGGGCGTCTTGACCGGAATCATGTTCAGGATCAGGCGCACCCCGTGGGCCGCCACCTCGGGTGCGTCGGCGGATTGCGGTCGGGCGGCGATGTACAGCTGATCGTCGATTTGGGAGAGGTCCATTGAGCGTGATCCCGCCGGGAGCCATAGGCGTCCACCGTCCGCCAGCGGCAAACTCGCACGGATCAGCCCTGGGCCGGGAGTGGCATGGCGTCGATGGTATCACATCCCCCCAACGCGCTCGCGCCACGC
It encodes the following:
- a CDS encoding dual specificity protein phosphatase family protein, which produces MDLSQIDDQLYIAARPQSADAPEVAAHGVRLILNMIPVKTPAALGSAPFRVVWLPWLDAPFLPIPIRLLRRGTRAALAAMQSGDSVLTYCRQGRHRSVAMACAILIAKGMTADQAMRHVTQQRPRADPGAAHIARVIRRFEREWPDGRPPSE